The DNA region CCACCGCGTACGCGGTCGAGCACGATGTCAAGATCCCGCACCAAGCCTACCCATTCGAGGCTGGCAACAAGCGCACGGCATTGCGGGAGAATCTTCAGGCGTTTCCACCGCATATCCAGTTCGAACTCATTCGTGCGCTCTGCGAACATCCGCAGGTTACCGAGCGAAGTCCCGAGGCTTCCCGAAAATTGAAAATCCAGCTTCTCACTCGGTACGGGCACTTGGCACGCGATCCTGTGTCCGCGGACGTCAGCCAGGAACTTGTCAAGCGACCCGTCATTGGTTGGGCTCCTTTCCAGAGGCGGCAACGCTTTACGACGATGCCCTTAAGAAGTACCGGGCGGGAATGTTCGAACGAAACGTCCTCGACGACCTCCGCCTCGCTTTGGAGGTTCTGCTTCGTGGCGTCCTGGGCAACGCGAAGTCGCTTGAAAACCAGATCGCACCCCTTGGCGACTACGTGAAAGGCAAGGGCGGCTCACCAGAGTTTGGAAACATGTTCGTGAAGCTTGTAGATTATTTTACCAAGTACCAGAATCGATACGTGAAACATAACGACGGGGTCATCGAAGACGAGGTCGAGTTCATGATCGAGATCACGTCGTCCTTCATGAAACATGCAGTCAGGCTGGCAGGGCGATAAGCCAATTATCTCGGTGATTCACCTGCGGGCGTAATATCTTGGTTGAATTACGCCCGCTTGGCTCGTTGCAGAACCTCCGGCCGCGTGCAGACGAACAGCGGATAGGCGTACAGTTCCACCCGGACCCAGGCGTTGCGGTCGCGGTCCGGGATGGTGAGCGCATAGACCTCGCGGCCGGGCGTGTTGACGAAGTCGATGAACTCGGCCGGCGACTGGGCCACCTGGAAGATGCCCGGCGCACCCACCGGGAAGAACTTCGCCTTGTCGGCGCCGACGGTGATCGTGGTGTCGTCGTCGGTGCCCCGGTAGTTGTGGAAGACGATGCCGCCGAACGGGAACGACTCGTAGGTCATGTCCTGGCGGAGATCGGCGGCGGCCGCCCAGTTGCGGTAGGTCTCCTTGACGCTGTCGTGACCGATCAGGTCGTCGTAGAAGGTGTCGCCGCAAAGCGCGTGGATCCGGGTGCCGGGGGTCCAGGCGCCCTTCGCCGCCTTGGCCATGGCGCGCACCACCTGCGCGCACTTCTTGCGCACGTCGGTGGTCGCCTGATCGAGCGCGAAGTTGATTTCGGCCGGCTGCGAGAGGCCCCAGGCCCCGTACCAGTCGATGATGGTCGAGCCGTCGGCGTCGGTGACGATGCCCTGCACGGCGCCTAGACGCATGTTCTCGCGGGTGAGCTCCATGTCCTCGCGCAACCGGCCCATGCGGCGGGCAACCTCGGCCTGCACCGTCTGCAGCTCGGTCTCCGAGCCGAAGGCGCGCATGTTCTGGATCTCGTCGGCGTAGAGGGTATCGCCCTTGGCGACGCGGACCGTCCGAAAATCCCGGATGTCGCGCTTTTCCAGGGTCTGCTCGGCCAACGGCGCGCCGCGGTTGGAGGTCTGGATCAACGCGAGCGTATTCTCGCGCTTCTCGATGGCGACCGTGATGGTCCGCACCGGCACCGGCTCGAAGATGTTGAGGGCGCCGAGAAACTGCGGGCGGTAGGGTACCTTCTCGACCGCGGCGGTCATCTGCATGGCCGAAAAGGCGTCGTTGGAGAAGATATCGAGGGTGGGCATGGGTGGTGCCTCCTTAGCGGACGAGGATGCCGAGCGCGGCGAGCTCGCCGATGGCGGTGGTCTTGTCGGGTGCGGTGATGCCGTCGGGCCAGACGATCTCTGCGCCGTTGACCTCGGCATCGCGGAGGAGGGCGGTGCGGGTCGCATCGCCGGCGGTGGCGTCGACGCCCTCGTAGAGGATGGCGGCGGCCGCTTCGGAGCCGTCGGCACCGGCGGGGTTCAGCTCGACGTACTTGCCGGACGCGGTGACCTTGCCGAGCACGGTGCCCGGCTCCAGCACTTCGCCGGAGGCGATGGTGACGACGTCGCGGGAGCGGGCGCCGTTGGCCTCGGAGACGAGAAATTCGGCGGTGTAGCGGCCTTCGGTGAGAACGGTCATGGGGATCAAGCCTCCTGCTTGCGGGAACATGCGGGCGATGACGTCGCCCCAGCCGCGATCGGCCGACGGCTGAGCGATCACCCGTGCATTGCGATGGCCGTCGATGAGGGTGTCCGCGTCGGCCTGGGCGCGGGCTTCGAGCAGCGCGGCGCGCACCGCCTCGAGGGGCGTCGCCTGCGCCAGGAACGCGTGGCTCCTGCCGGGCTGGCCCGGCGAGGGCGCACAGCTCGGTCACCGCACGGGCATAGCCGAGCGTATCGTCGCGAATGCGGGCCTCGACGGCGGCGAGATCCGGCCCGCGGGTCTCGTCATGCTGTTGCGGCGGATCATCGGCGGGAACGGGCGCCGGATCCGGTGCGGTCGGCTCAGAGATGACGTCGGTCATCGGGGTCTCCTGGTGCTGGTTGCGAAGATCTTGGTCTGCGCCCGGCACCCGCGTGGCCGGCGGATGCCGGAACCGGGTGAGATCGAAGGACGCGGCAATGCGGACCGGCTTCTCGACGCGATCGGCGAATCCGAGGGCGACGGCTTCCGCCGTCGTGGTCCATGTTTCTTCGGCCATCAGCCGCTCGATTTCGTCATCGGGCTTGCCGGACTTGTCGCGATAGGCTGCACCCAGGCCGCCCTTGATCCGATCCAACGCCTCGGCGGTGGAGCGCATGTCGGCCGACGTGCCGACGACGACCCCGCTCGGGTCGTGGATCATCAGCATGGCGTTCTCGGGCATCGCCACCTCGTCGCCGGCCATGGCGATGACCGAGGCGATGGAGGCGGCGAGCCCGTCGACGTAAACCAGCTTGTGTGCCGGATGGCGTTTCAAGGCGTTGTAGATGGCGATGCCGTCGAAGACGCTGCCGCCCGGGCTGTTGAGCCTGAGGGTGATCGCCTTGGCCCTGCCGGCCGCCTTCAGGTCGTCGGTGAACTGCTTGGCGGTGACGCCGAAGGCGCCGATCTCGTCATAGATCAGAATCTCCGCGCCATCTGCAGCGGCGGCGCGGATCGTGTACCAGGATTTCATGGGCTACTCCGGTTGATCGGATGCAGGCTGCTGGGGGGTTTCTCGGGCCCCCTGGGTCTCGCCGGCGCCGGGAGCGAACGACAGGCCGAGATCGTCCTCGCGCGCCCGGTCGGCGGCGATGCGGTCGTCCACCTCCTCGGCGTCGTAGCCCTCCGCCTCGACCACGTCGGAGCGGGCCTTGAACCCGGCATCGACGGCGAGCTTCTCGGCCTGGCGGTCCTTGAGCGGGTCGATCCATTCCCACCGCGGCGGAATCCACTTGACTGGCGACCACGCTCGCGGGTCGCGCCCGAAGCCGGGGAGCGTCAACGCGCCGGTGAGCACGGCGTCGCTAAGCCAGCGCTGCCATACCGGGCGGCACAGCTGGTAGACGAACACTGCGTGCTGCAGTTGTTCCATGCGCCGGCGGAACTCCACGAGGCCCGCCCGCTGGCTGCCGTAGCTCGCCTGGCGCAGATCTCCGGTCACGGTCGCGTACGGGATGCCCATGGCGGCGGCCAGCTCCAGGCTGACGCGATAAACGAACGGCTCGAAGTCGCTGCCCACCCCGGTCGGCGTCGAGAACCGCACGTCCTCGCCCGGCAGCAACACCTGCATGGTGCCGGGCTGCAGCGGCGCCCGGGCGATGCCGTCGCCGTCCTCGCCCTCGACCTCGTTGAGGAGGGCATCGTCCGGCAGGTTCTTGACGATGAAGCCGACGAACAGCGCGGCCGTCTTCTGGCGCTCCACCTGGGCGTCCATGTACTGATCGATCTGGTGCAGCCGCACCAGCGCCGGCGTGATGTGCGGCAGACCGCGCAGCTGCCCCGCCTCCAGGGGCCTCCGGATGTGCAGCACCTCCGATGCCGGAACCCGCACGAACGGATCGTATGCCGGCATCGCCTCGGTCCGGTCGCCGGGGTGCTTGCGCAGGAACCAGTAGGCGACGCGCCGGCCCAGCGGATCGAACTCGATCCCGCAACGGATCGCATTGCCGTTCGGCGCCGCGCCGGTCTTGTCGAGCGGCAGCATCTCCGCCTGCAGCAGCTGCAGCTGCAACGGCACGACGAGACCGTCCTCGGCACGGCGGGCGCGCAGACGGACGAAGCACTCGCCGGCGACGAACATCTCGCGCGCGACCATGGCCTGCAGGCCGTAGAAGTCGGTCAGGCCGTCGGCATCGGCCTCGTCGGTCCAGGCGAGCCACAGCTTCTGGATCGCCCGCTTGGCCTCGGCATCCTCGGTCATCGACGACGGCTTGATGCCGGCGCCGATGGCGTTGGCGACGAACGCCTCGCAGGCATTGGCGGCGATCGCGTTGGAGAGCACGATCTCCCGTGCTCGCCGCAGCGTCAGATCGCCGTCGCTGACCACCTGGGTGTTGAGGTTGCGGAGCGGCGGCACCCAGGCGGCGAGCCGGCGTGAGCGCATGGGCTCTCCAGCCGGGCGCGCGGTTGCAGCCGGCCAAAAGCGCCGGAACGCACCCGAGAGCGAAACCGCCATCAGAGACCCTTGCCGTCCTGGTAGAGGCGCACCTGGCGAACCGGCCTGCGGTTTTCCGCGGCACCGATCTCGGCCTTCAGGGTGGCGATGGCGCGATCGATCTCGGCGAGACCGCGATACTCCACCGTGCGGCCCTCGTAGCTGACGCGGGCGACACCGCTGGCGCGCTGGCGTTCCAGTTCGTCGAGGCGGGTGGTCAGCTGTTCAAGCGTCGCCATCAATCATTCCGTCATCCAGGGGCTGCCGACCACCGTGCGCCGGGTCCGCACCGGGCGGGAGACCCGGCCGGCGATTGGGGCGTCGGCCTGCGTGTTCGGTTCATTTGC from Rhodospirillales bacterium includes:
- a CDS encoding head decoration protein, producing MTVLTEGRYTAEFLVSEANGARSRDVVTIASGEVLEPGTVLGKVTASGKYVELNPAGADGSEAAAAILYEGVDATAGDATRTALLRDAEVNGAEIVWPDGITAPDKTTAIGELAALGILVR
- a CDS encoding major capsid protein; the protein is MPTLDIFSNDAFSAMQMTAAVEKVPYRPQFLGALNIFEPVPVRTITVAIEKRENTLALIQTSNRGAPLAEQTLEKRDIRDFRTVRVAKGDTLYADEIQNMRAFGSETELQTVQAEVARRMGRLREDMELTRENMRLGAVQGIVTDADGSTIIDWYGAWGLSQPAEINFALDQATTDVRKKCAQVVRAMAKAAKGAWTPGTRIHALCGDTFYDDLIGHDSVKETYRNWAAAADLRQDMTYESFPFGGIVFHNYRGTDDDTTITVGADKAKFFPVGAPGIFQVAQSPAEFIDFVNTPGREVYALTIPDRDRNAWVRVELYAYPLFVCTRPEVLQRAKRA
- a CDS encoding phage portal protein, which codes for MAVSLSGAFRRFWPAATARPAGEPMRSRRLAAWVPPLRNLNTQVVSDGDLTLRRAREIVLSNAIAANACEAFVANAIGAGIKPSSMTEDAEAKRAIQKLWLAWTDEADADGLTDFYGLQAMVAREMFVAGECFVRLRARRAEDGLVVPLQLQLLQAEMLPLDKTGAAPNGNAIRCGIEFDPLGRRVAYWFLRKHPGDRTEAMPAYDPFVRVPASEVLHIRRPLEAGQLRGLPHITPALVRLHQIDQYMDAQVERQKTAALFVGFIVKNLPDDALLNEVEGEDGDGIARAPLQPGTMQVLLPGEDVRFSTPTGVGSDFEPFVYRVSLELAAAMGIPYATVTGDLRQASYGSQRAGLVEFRRRMEQLQHAVFVYQLCRPVWQRWLSDAVLTGALTLPGFGRDPRAWSPVKWIPPRWEWIDPLKDRQAEKLAVDAGFKARSDVVEAEGYDAEEVDDRIAADRAREDDLGLSFAPGAGETQGARETPQQPASDQPE